The following are from one region of the Chromobacterium phragmitis genome:
- a CDS encoding DUF2325 domain-containing protein — MMEALLVGADSLGNIPEVLRCYGIRVARHVCGRNVAHQRRAALPGRPDVLILLTDFLGHNVMRHYRDRAAAQGIPVLACRRSATAVAQRLRHHGWRPLP; from the coding sequence ATGATGGAAGCGCTGCTGGTGGGAGCCGATAGCTTGGGCAATATCCCGGAGGTGCTGCGATGCTATGGCATCCGCGTCGCCCGCCACGTCTGCGGCCGCAATGTCGCCCACCAGCGCAGGGCGGCGCTGCCGGGACGGCCGGACGTATTGATCCTGCTCACCGATTTTCTCGGCCACAATGTGATGCGGCATTATCGCGACCGGGCCGCCGCGCAGGGCATTCCGGTGCTGGCTTGCCGCCGCTCCGCCACGGCGGTGGCGCAGCGTCTGCGCCACCATGGCTGGAGGCCGCTGCCATGA
- a CDS encoding Na+/H+ antiporter family protein gives MNAVVLAVGVMLTLALLRTHVVISLLLGALIGGLAGGLPLSATLAAFNNGITGGASVALSYALLGAFALAIAKSGLPHAMADLAVKRLEHSDGKGKLKWALILLLGAVSVASQNLVPIHIAFIPLLVPPLLYAMARLHLDRRLIACVITFGLVTPYMVFPVGFGDIFLKQILLGNIAKAGMSVEGINVMHAMAIPALGMVAGLVWSVLVSYRKPRQYSLGKIENAERTHARVSRKSLATAFAAIAAAFSVQLYTDSMIMGALAGFLLFLATGVVKWKDADGLFNEGMKMMAMIGFTMITAQGFAEVLKATGEVGSLVSASAGLFDDNRGLAAFVMLAVGLVVTLGIGSSFSTVPILAAIYVPLCLHLGFSPLATVALIGTAGALGDAGSPASDSTLGPSSGLNADGQHDHIRDTVLPTFLHYNLPLLAAGWIAAMVL, from the coding sequence ATGAATGCCGTTGTCCTAGCCGTGGGCGTCATGCTCACCCTGGCGCTGTTGCGCACCCACGTTGTCATCAGCCTGCTGCTGGGCGCCCTGATCGGCGGCCTGGCCGGCGGCCTGCCGCTGTCAGCCACCCTCGCCGCCTTCAACAACGGCATCACCGGCGGCGCGTCCGTGGCGCTGTCCTACGCGCTCTTGGGCGCCTTCGCCCTCGCCATCGCCAAATCCGGTCTGCCGCACGCGATGGCCGATCTGGCCGTCAAACGCCTGGAACACAGCGACGGCAAGGGCAAGCTGAAATGGGCGCTGATCCTGCTGCTGGGCGCGGTCAGCGTCGCCAGCCAGAATCTGGTGCCGATACATATCGCCTTCATCCCGCTGCTGGTCCCGCCGCTGCTGTACGCGATGGCTCGGCTGCACCTGGACCGCCGGCTGATCGCCTGCGTGATCACCTTCGGCCTGGTGACGCCTTACATGGTGTTTCCGGTGGGCTTCGGCGACATCTTCCTCAAGCAGATCCTGCTGGGCAACATCGCCAAGGCCGGCATGAGCGTGGAGGGCATCAACGTGATGCACGCGATGGCCATCCCGGCGCTGGGCATGGTGGCCGGCCTGGTCTGGTCGGTGCTGGTCAGCTATCGCAAGCCACGCCAATACTCATTGGGCAAGATCGAAAACGCCGAGCGCACCCATGCCCGCGTCAGCCGCAAGTCGCTGGCCACCGCTTTCGCCGCCATCGCCGCCGCCTTCTCGGTGCAGCTGTACACCGACTCCATGATCATGGGCGCGCTGGCCGGCTTCTTGCTGTTCCTGGCCACCGGGGTGGTGAAATGGAAGGATGCCGACGGACTGTTCAACGAAGGCATGAAGATGATGGCGATGATAGGCTTCACCATGATCACCGCCCAGGGCTTCGCCGAGGTGCTGAAGGCCACCGGTGAAGTGGGCTCGCTGGTCAGCGCCAGCGCCGGCCTGTTCGACGACAACCGCGGCCTGGCCGCCTTCGTGATGCTGGCGGTGGGCCTGGTGGTCACGCTGGGCATCGGCTCCTCGTTCTCCACCGTGCCCATCCTCGCCGCCATCTACGTGCCGTTGTGCCTGCACCTGGGCTTTTCGCCGCTCGCCACCGTCGCCCTCATCGGCACCGCCGGCGCGCTGGGCGACGCTGGTTCGCCGGCATCCGACTCCACGCTGGGTCCCAGCTCCGGCCTGAACGCCGACGGCCAGCACGACCACATCCGCGACACCGTTCTGCCCACCTTCCTGCACTACAATCTGCCGCTGCTGGCGGCGGGTTGGATCGCGGCGATGGTGTTGTAG
- a CDS encoding SlyX family protein, with protein sequence MDANTDNRMEALEVRLAFQDELLDALNATVARQQKEIDLLQQQIRLLYQQFRNAQPDDGPGASPRDDIPPHY encoded by the coding sequence ATGGACGCCAATACCGATAACCGCATGGAGGCGCTGGAAGTGCGCCTCGCCTTCCAGGACGAGCTTCTGGACGCGCTCAACGCCACCGTCGCCCGCCAGCAGAAAGAAATCGACCTGTTGCAGCAGCAGATCCGCCTGCTGTATCAGCAGTTCCGCAACGCCCAGCCTGACGACGGCCCCGGCGCGTCGCCGCGCGACGACATTCCGCCGCATTACTGA
- a CDS encoding GNAT family N-acetyltransferase yields MQIRPMTPGDFAAFWPIFRDIAAARETYAFDPDMGQEDARALWFEAPLESWLAEEDGAILGSYFLKANAAGPGGHVGNCGYMVAPAARGKGVARAMCEHSQRRARARGFLALQFNSVVATNEAAVALWQKLGFDIVGRLPRAYRHAAHGLVDCLVMYKWLEDEPRLAMPEPVRLIGRKNIEATVSRRRKRE; encoded by the coding sequence ATGCAGATCCGACCGATGACGCCGGGCGACTTCGCCGCGTTCTGGCCGATTTTCCGCGATATCGCCGCCGCGCGCGAAACCTACGCCTTCGATCCGGACATGGGCCAGGAGGACGCGCGCGCGCTGTGGTTCGAGGCGCCGCTGGAAAGCTGGCTGGCCGAAGAGGATGGCGCCATCCTCGGCAGCTATTTCCTCAAAGCCAACGCTGCCGGGCCTGGCGGCCATGTCGGCAATTGCGGCTACATGGTGGCGCCGGCGGCGCGCGGCAAGGGCGTGGCGCGGGCGATGTGCGAGCATTCGCAGCGCCGGGCGAGGGCGCGCGGCTTTCTGGCGCTGCAGTTCAATAGCGTGGTGGCCACCAATGAGGCGGCGGTGGCGCTGTGGCAGAAGCTGGGTTTCGACATTGTCGGCCGGCTGCCGCGCGCATATCGCCACGCCGCGCATGGGCTGGTGGACTGCCTGGTGATGTACAAATGGCTGGAGGACGAGCCGCGGCTGGCGATGCCGGAGCCGGTGAGGCTGATAGGGCGCAAGAACATAGAAGCGACGGTATCGCGGCGGCGCAAGCGGGAGTGA
- a CDS encoding DMT family transporter has translation MTPVKQKFLATSGILTTALVWGLMWYPFRSLNAQGVSVPMASLAIYLITIAAGLALFFNLYRRQFRFEPVLVLLTLLFGWCNFSYTMAVAEGQVMRVLLLFYLSPLWTALLSRLLLHERLTRSGWGVVGLSLLGCGVFIYRPELLSGGLPLTHGYEWLALTGGMAFALGNVVSRKAQGIPVPVKSATVWFGVALIGAVSLLRSGDLHRMLEIPAESWLLLCILGVVLLCTSVISQNGVSILPASQAMTLMLMELVFAAVSAYLLAGERMSAQEWLGGALIAGASLLSGKMTHPVPRHRASPPAGA, from the coding sequence ATGACACCTGTAAAACAAAAATTTCTCGCCACCAGCGGCATCCTCACCACGGCGCTGGTGTGGGGACTGATGTGGTATCCGTTCCGCAGCCTCAACGCTCAGGGCGTCAGCGTGCCCATGGCCTCGCTGGCGATTTACCTGATCACCATTGCCGCGGGCCTGGCGTTGTTTTTCAATCTGTATCGCCGCCAGTTCCGTTTCGAGCCGGTGTTGGTCTTGCTGACCCTGCTGTTCGGCTGGTGCAATTTCAGTTACACGATGGCAGTGGCAGAAGGGCAGGTGATGCGGGTGCTGTTGTTGTTCTACCTGTCGCCGCTGTGGACCGCGCTATTGTCGCGGTTGCTGTTGCACGAGCGGCTGACCCGCAGCGGCTGGGGCGTGGTGGGCTTGTCGCTGCTGGGCTGCGGCGTGTTCATCTATCGGCCGGAGCTGTTGTCGGGCGGTTTGCCGCTGACCCATGGCTATGAGTGGCTGGCGCTGACGGGCGGCATGGCCTTCGCGCTGGGGAATGTGGTCAGCCGCAAGGCGCAGGGCATACCGGTGCCGGTGAAGTCGGCGACGGTATGGTTCGGCGTGGCGCTGATCGGGGCGGTCAGCCTGCTGAGGAGCGGCGATCTGCACAGGATGCTGGAGATCCCCGCCGAAAGCTGGCTGCTGCTGTGCATTTTGGGGGTGGTGCTGCTGTGCACCAGCGTGATTTCGCAGAATGGGGTGTCCATCCTGCCGGCCAGCCAAGCGATGACCTTGATGCTGATGGAGCTGGTGTTCGCCGCGGTGTCCGCCTACCTGCTGGCCGGCGAGCGGATGTCGGCGCAGGAGTGGCTGGGCGGCGCGCTGATCGCCGGCGCCAGCCTGCTGTCGGGAAAGATGACCCATCCGGTTCCGCGCCATCGCGCCTCGCCGCCTGCCGGCGCATGA
- the dapC gene encoding succinyldiaminopimelate transaminase encodes MNPRLDQLHPYPFQRLAALLAGCLPPDELPHISLAMGEPKHPAPQLVKDALCANLSGLSGYPATQGAPALRQACAGWGERRYGVALDPAREVLPVNGSREALFSLTQCLVDASGERKPVVVSPNPFYQIYEGAALLAGAEPYYLNCEASRRFQPDWDSVPDEVWARTQLLIVCSPGNPTGAVMGLADWERLFALSDRYGFVIASDECYSEIYFDEAPLGGLSAARLLGRGLERLVMLTSLSKRSNVPGMRSGFVAGDASILEKFLLYRTYHGSAMSLTVQAASIAAWNDEAHVESNRAAYAAKFAAVLPLLRPVLEVGMPDAGFYLWAKVPGGDDVAFARALFERQHVTVLPGSFLARDARGANPGRGYIRIALVAGQEECVAAAQRIVEFTQTQRAAMPA; translated from the coding sequence TTGAATCCCCGCCTGGACCAATTGCACCCCTACCCGTTCCAGCGCCTGGCCGCGCTGCTGGCGGGCTGCCTGCCGCCGGACGAGCTGCCGCACATCAGCCTGGCGATGGGCGAGCCCAAGCATCCGGCGCCGCAATTGGTGAAGGATGCGCTGTGCGCCAACCTCTCCGGCCTGTCCGGCTACCCGGCGACGCAAGGCGCGCCGGCGCTGCGGCAGGCCTGCGCCGGCTGGGGGGAACGCCGCTACGGCGTGGCGTTGGACCCGGCGCGCGAGGTGCTGCCGGTCAACGGCAGCCGCGAAGCGCTGTTTTCGCTGACGCAATGCCTGGTGGACGCCAGCGGCGAGCGCAAGCCGGTGGTGGTCTCTCCCAATCCTTTTTACCAGATTTACGAGGGCGCGGCACTGCTGGCCGGCGCGGAACCGTACTACCTGAACTGCGAGGCGTCCCGGCGCTTCCAGCCGGACTGGGACAGCGTGCCGGACGAGGTCTGGGCGCGAACCCAGCTGCTCATCGTGTGCAGCCCCGGCAACCCCACCGGCGCGGTGATGGGCCTCGCGGATTGGGAAAGGCTGTTCGCGCTGTCGGACCGCTACGGATTCGTCATCGCCAGCGACGAGTGCTATTCCGAAATCTATTTCGACGAAGCGCCGCTGGGCGGGCTGTCCGCGGCGCGTCTGCTGGGCCGCGGCCTGGAGCGGCTGGTGATGCTGACCAGCCTGTCCAAGCGCTCCAACGTGCCCGGCATGCGCTCCGGCTTCGTCGCCGGCGACGCCTCCATCCTGGAGAAATTCCTGCTCTACCGCACCTACCACGGCAGCGCGATGAGCCTGACGGTGCAGGCGGCGAGCATCGCCGCCTGGAACGACGAGGCCCACGTCGAGTCCAACCGCGCGGCCTACGCCGCCAAGTTCGCCGCCGTCTTGCCGCTGCTGCGGCCGGTGCTGGAGGTGGGCATGCCGGACGCCGGCTTCTACCTGTGGGCCAAAGTGCCCGGCGGCGACGATGTCGCCTTCGCCCGCGCGCTGTTCGAGCGGCAGCACGTGACGGTGCTGCCGGGCAGCTTCCTCGCCCGCGACGCCCGCGGCGCCAACCCCGGCCGCGGCTATATCCGCATCGCGCTGGTGGCGGGACAAGAGGAATGCGTAGCCGCCGCGCAAAGGATTGTAGAATTCACCCAGACGCAGCGCGCCGCGATGCCGGCGTGA
- the dapD gene encoding 2,3,4,5-tetrahydropyridine-2,6-dicarboxylate N-succinyltransferase — MHPIQSLIEQAFENRAEITPATVSPELKAAIEQVIAELDNGRLRVAEKQGGDWVVNQWVKKAVLLSFRIRDNAVQDDGVNRYFDKVDTKFSDWSQARFQEAGFRVVPGAVARKGSFIAKNTVLMPSYVNIGAYVDEGAMVDTWATVGSCAQIGKNVHLSGGVGIGGVLEPLQANPTIIEDNCFIGARSEIVEGVIVGEGSVISMGVYIGQSTKIYDRETGEVMYGRVPPGSVVVSGNLPSKDGSHSLYCAVIVKKVDAQTRGKTSINELLRGV, encoded by the coding sequence ATGCATCCGATCCAGAGCCTGATCGAACAGGCGTTCGAGAACCGCGCCGAAATCACCCCCGCCACCGTGTCGCCGGAACTGAAGGCGGCCATCGAGCAAGTCATCGCCGAGCTGGACAACGGCCGCCTGCGCGTCGCCGAGAAGCAAGGCGGCGACTGGGTGGTCAACCAGTGGGTGAAGAAGGCGGTGCTGCTGTCCTTCCGCATCCGCGACAACGCGGTGCAGGACGACGGCGTCAACCGCTATTTCGACAAGGTGGACACCAAGTTCTCCGACTGGAGCCAGGCCCGCTTCCAGGAAGCCGGCTTCCGCGTGGTGCCGGGCGCGGTGGCGCGCAAGGGCAGCTTCATCGCCAAGAACACCGTGCTGATGCCGTCCTACGTCAACATCGGCGCCTATGTCGACGAAGGCGCCATGGTGGACACCTGGGCCACCGTCGGCTCCTGCGCCCAGATCGGCAAGAACGTGCACCTGTCCGGCGGCGTCGGCATCGGCGGCGTGCTGGAGCCGCTGCAGGCCAACCCGACCATCATCGAGGACAACTGCTTCATCGGCGCGCGCTCGGAAATCGTCGAGGGCGTGATCGTCGGCGAAGGCTCGGTGATCTCGATGGGCGTCTACATCGGCCAATCCACCAAGATCTACGACCGCGAAACCGGCGAGGTGATGTATGGCCGCGTGCCGCCGGGCTCGGTGGTGGTATCCGGCAACCTGCCGTCCAAGGACGGCAGCCACAGCCTGTACTGCGCGGTGATCGTCAAGAAAGTGGACGCGCAAACTCGCGGCAAGACCAGCATCAACGAGTTGCTGCGCGGCGTGTAA
- a CDS encoding ABC transporter ATP-binding protein, with the protein MSTDHFIEFRNVSFAYGDRPILKHLTLSVPRGKLVAIMGGSGSGKTTLLRLISGQIRPQSGEVLVDGRDIARMSQSELYQHRRRMGMLFQFGALFTDLSVADNVAFPLREHTRLPESMIRDLVTMKLEAVGLRGTQKLMPAELSGGMARRVALARAIALDPQLMLYDEPFTGLDPISLGVIALLIKKLNDALGTTSVMVTHDVHQSLAIVDHVLFVANGQIIAQGTPDEVRSSDSPWVRQFINGEADGPVHYNFPAASTLAADFGLQGGEHA; encoded by the coding sequence GTGTCCACAGACCATTTCATCGAATTCAGGAACGTCAGCTTCGCCTACGGCGACCGGCCCATCCTGAAGCATCTGACTCTCAGCGTGCCGCGAGGCAAGCTGGTCGCCATCATGGGCGGCAGCGGCAGCGGCAAGACCACGCTGCTGCGGCTGATATCCGGCCAGATTCGTCCGCAATCGGGCGAAGTGCTGGTGGACGGCCGCGACATCGCGCGGATGAGCCAGTCCGAGCTGTACCAGCACCGCCGCCGCATGGGCATGCTGTTCCAGTTCGGCGCGCTATTCACCGACCTGTCGGTCGCCGACAACGTCGCCTTTCCGCTGCGCGAGCACACCAGGCTGCCGGAAAGCATGATCCGGGACCTCGTCACCATGAAACTGGAGGCGGTGGGCCTGCGCGGCACCCAGAAGCTGATGCCGGCCGAGCTGTCCGGCGGCATGGCGCGCCGGGTGGCGCTGGCGCGCGCCATCGCGCTCGATCCGCAGTTGATGCTGTACGACGAACCGTTCACCGGCCTGGACCCGATCTCGCTGGGGGTGATCGCGCTGTTGATCAAGAAGCTGAACGACGCGCTCGGCACCACCTCGGTGATGGTGACGCACGACGTTCACCAGTCGCTGGCCATCGTCGATCACGTGCTGTTCGTCGCGAACGGCCAGATCATCGCCCAGGGCACGCCGGACGAGGTCCGCAGTTCGGATTCGCCGTGGGTGCGCCAGTTCATCAACGGCGAGGCCGACGGCCCGGTGCACTACAACTTCCCCGCGGCCAGCACGCTGGCCGCGGATTTCGGTCTGCAAGGAGGCGAGCATGCTTGA
- the mlaE gene encoding lipid asymmetry maintenance ABC transporter permease subunit MlaE — protein sequence MLDFLTSPLRRLGHATINAVWRLGFAVRFLAAILLNSGQSLLRLQMTIREIYFAGVMSLIIIVVSGLFVGMVLGLQGYTTLAKFGSADALGAMVALALLRELGPVLAALLFASRAGSAMTAEIGLMKTTEQLDAMSVMAVNPMARVIAPRFWAGVISMPILAALFNVVGIFGGYLVGVVMIGLDAGTFWSQMQGNVDLHYDVVNGIIKSLAFGIAVTLIAVFEGYDATPTAAGVSAATTRTVVTSALVILALDFVLTAFMF from the coding sequence ATGCTTGATTTCCTGACCTCGCCGCTGCGTCGCCTGGGCCACGCCACCATCAACGCCGTCTGGCGGCTGGGTTTCGCCGTCCGCTTCCTGGCCGCCATCCTGCTCAACAGCGGCCAGAGCCTGCTGCGGCTGCAGATGACGATACGCGAGATCTACTTCGCCGGCGTGATGTCGCTGATCATCATCGTGGTGTCAGGCTTGTTCGTCGGCATGGTGCTGGGCCTGCAGGGCTATACCACGCTGGCCAAGTTCGGCTCCGCCGACGCGCTGGGCGCGATGGTGGCGCTGGCGCTGCTGCGCGAACTGGGCCCGGTGCTGGCCGCCCTGCTGTTCGCCAGCCGCGCCGGCAGCGCGATGACCGCCGAGATCGGCCTGATGAAGACCACCGAGCAGCTGGACGCGATGAGCGTGATGGCGGTCAATCCGATGGCCCGCGTGATCGCGCCGCGCTTCTGGGCCGGCGTGATTTCCATGCCCATCCTGGCCGCGCTGTTCAACGTGGTGGGCATTTTCGGCGGCTATCTGGTGGGCGTGGTGATGATAGGCCTGGACGCCGGGACGTTCTGGTCGCAAATGCAGGGCAATGTGGATCTGCACTACGACGTGGTCAACGGCATCATCAAGAGCCTGGCGTTCGGCATCGCCGTCACGCTGATCGCCGTGTTCGAAGGCTACGACGCCACCCCGACCGCCGCCGGCGTGTCGGCCGCCACCACCCGCACCGTGGTCACCTCGGCGCTGGTGATCCTGGCGCTGGACTTCGTGCTGACCGCCTTCATGTTCTAG
- the mlaD gene encoding outer membrane lipid asymmetry maintenance protein MlaD translates to MKRSTIDLWVGIFVALGIAAVVFLSLKVANLTPQSASQTYVVYADFDNVGGLKVKAPVKEAGVLVGRVSDIRLDPKTYRARVALNIDKTYQLSDDVSASILTSGLLGEQYIGLQQGGSETNLAPGGTITITSSALVLEQLIGKFMTGFAGKDASK, encoded by the coding sequence ATGAAACGCTCTACCATTGATTTGTGGGTCGGCATCTTTGTCGCCCTGGGCATCGCCGCCGTCGTCTTCCTGTCGCTGAAGGTGGCCAATCTGACGCCTCAAAGCGCGTCGCAAACCTATGTCGTGTACGCCGACTTCGACAACGTCGGCGGCCTGAAAGTGAAGGCGCCGGTCAAGGAAGCCGGCGTGCTGGTGGGCCGCGTGTCGGACATCCGTCTGGACCCGAAGACCTACCGCGCCCGCGTCGCTCTGAACATCGACAAGACCTACCAGCTCAGCGACGACGTCAGCGCCTCGATCCTGACCTCCGGCCTCTTGGGCGAGCAATACATCGGCCTGCAGCAAGGCGGCTCGGAAACCAATCTGGCGCCCGGCGGCACCATCACCATCACCTCCTCGGCGCTGGTGCTGGAGCAGTTGATTGGCAAGTTCATGACCGGATTCGCCGGCAAAGACGCAAGCAAATAA
- a CDS encoding MlaC/ttg2D family ABC transporter substrate-binding protein — MKKLFTLFCLMFGLSSAQALAADTPVDIIKDGSRQVLDILKQDNGKNTRQIRQQAETVAVPLFDFPRMTALAVGLGWRQASPEQRNELTQQFQTLLVRTYSATMTRFKTAQVNVQPNPVAAAGGKDVTVKSSVTLPGNGNPVAVDYVMYKGDKGWKIYNVSVEGASLVTVYRNSFNEEIRKNGVDGLIKLLQDKNAGPAPAAPAVKGKG; from the coding sequence ATGAAGAAACTGTTTACTCTGTTCTGTCTGATGTTCGGCCTGTCTTCCGCCCAGGCGCTGGCCGCCGACACGCCGGTGGACATCATCAAGGACGGCTCGCGCCAGGTGCTGGACATCCTGAAGCAGGACAACGGCAAGAACACCAGGCAGATCCGCCAGCAAGCTGAAACCGTGGCGGTGCCGCTGTTCGACTTCCCGCGCATGACGGCGCTCGCCGTCGGCCTGGGCTGGCGCCAGGCTTCGCCTGAGCAGCGCAATGAGCTGACCCAGCAGTTCCAGACCCTGCTGGTGCGCACCTACTCCGCCACCATGACCCGCTTCAAGACCGCCCAGGTCAACGTGCAGCCCAACCCGGTGGCCGCCGCCGGCGGCAAGGACGTCACCGTCAAATCCAGCGTCACCCTGCCGGGCAACGGCAACCCGGTGGCCGTGGACTACGTGATGTACAAGGGCGACAAGGGCTGGAAGATCTACAACGTCAGCGTGGAAGGCGCCAGCCTCGTCACCGTGTACCGCAACAGCTTCAACGAGGAAATCCGCAAGAACGGCGTGGACGGCCTGATCAAGCTGCTGCAGGACAAGAATGCCGGCCCGGCGCCCGCCGCGCCGGCGGTCAAGGGCAAGGGCTGA
- a CDS encoding STAS domain-containing protein: MLNVTAPGAASLAGRVDMASCAGLVRPLTQLAAQGPLRLDLSGITSADSAALALLLSARRAAEGAGHALTLSGMPAGLATLAGLYDLEPLLRAGD, translated from the coding sequence ATGCTGAACGTCACCGCTCCGGGCGCGGCCAGCCTGGCCGGCCGCGTCGACATGGCCAGCTGCGCCGGCCTGGTCCGCCCGCTGACCCAGTTGGCCGCGCAAGGCCCGCTGCGGCTGGACTTGTCTGGCATAACGTCAGCCGATTCTGCCGCCCTGGCGCTGCTGTTGTCGGCTCGCCGCGCCGCCGAGGGCGCCGGCCACGCGCTGACGCTGTCCGGCATGCCCGCCGGCCTCGCCACGCTGGCCGGCTTGTACGATCTCGAACCTTTGCTTCGCGCCGGAGACTAA
- a CDS encoding MlaA family lipoprotein has protein sequence MRPVQLLAAATLLALAGCASNPTTAYDPYEPYNRAMFTVNDKADQWVIKPVAQGYQTVVPSPIRTGVGNFFDNLKDVYSFAFNILRAEPEKAANDFMRVAMNTGFGLFGLIDVATPAGLKNNKTSLGDVMSAWGWKSSSYFVLPFFGPSTVRDSTGLATSLAGPGPEKLVYHNTNEAIAFYSVYGISTRARYLGAESLLDTAAVDRYSYTRDLYMQLRAKQLGQPDPTQPVDNFNLDDLMSGGDSSAPAGERKAAASEPAAVAASAAQ, from the coding sequence ATGCGCCCCGTCCAACTCCTGGCCGCTGCCACCCTGCTGGCTCTGGCCGGCTGCGCCAGCAACCCGACCACCGCCTACGACCCGTACGAGCCGTACAACCGCGCGATGTTCACGGTCAATGACAAGGCCGACCAGTGGGTGATCAAGCCGGTGGCGCAGGGTTACCAAACCGTCGTGCCGTCGCCGATCCGCACTGGCGTGGGCAACTTCTTCGACAACCTGAAGGATGTCTACAGCTTCGCCTTCAACATCCTGCGCGCCGAGCCGGAAAAAGCCGCCAACGACTTCATGCGCGTGGCGATGAACACCGGCTTCGGCCTGTTCGGCCTGATCGACGTGGCCACCCCGGCCGGCCTGAAGAACAACAAGACCTCGCTGGGCGACGTGATGTCGGCCTGGGGCTGGAAAAGCAGCAGCTATTTCGTGCTGCCCTTCTTCGGCCCGTCCACCGTGCGCGACAGCACCGGCCTCGCCACCTCCCTGGCCGGTCCCGGTCCGGAAAAGCTGGTCTATCACAACACCAACGAGGCCATCGCCTTCTACAGCGTCTACGGCATCAGCACCCGCGCCAGGTACCTGGGCGCGGAAAGCCTGCTCGACACCGCCGCGGTGGACCGCTACAGCTACACCCGCGATCTCTACATGCAGTTGCGCGCCAAACAGCTTGGGCAGCCGGACCCGACCCAGCCGGTGGACAACTTCAACCTGGACGATCTGATGAGCGGCGGCGACAGCTCCGCTCCCGCCGGCGAGCGCAAGGCCGCCGCTTCGGAGCCGGCGGCCGTCGCCGCCTCCGCCGCGCAATAA
- a CDS encoding zinc ribbon domain-containing protein YjdM, with protein sequence MSQLPACPQCGSEYTYQDGAMFVCPECAHEWNEQADASAEEQRVVRDAVGNVLQDGDSVTVIKDLKVKGSSLVVKVGTKVKNIRLVDGDHDIDCKIDGIGAMGLKSEFVKKA encoded by the coding sequence ATGAGCCAACTGCCCGCCTGTCCCCAATGCGGATCGGAATACACCTATCAGGACGGCGCGATGTTCGTATGCCCGGAATGCGCTCATGAATGGAACGAGCAAGCGGACGCGTCGGCCGAAGAGCAGCGCGTGGTGCGCGACGCCGTCGGCAATGTGCTGCAGGACGGAGACAGCGTCACCGTGATCAAGGACCTGAAGGTCAAGGGCTCTTCGCTGGTGGTCAAGGTGGGCACCAAGGTGAAGAATATCCGCCTGGTGGACGGCGACCACGACATCGACTGCAAAATCGACGGCATCGGCGCGATGGGGCTGAAGTCCGAATTCGTGAAGAAAGCCTGA
- the ycaC gene encoding isochorismate family cysteine hydrolase YcaC, with the protein MTKNYIRLDKHNAAVLLVDHQAGLLSLVRDIAPDAFVNNVLALADAAKYFKLPTILTTSFENGPNGPLMPELKARFPDAPYIARPGQINAWDNEEFVAAVKATGKKQLIIAGVVTEVCVAFPVLSAIEAGYEVFVVTDASGTFNDLTRQAAWDRMSAAGAQLVSWFGVAGELHRDWRNDITGLGQLFAAHIPDYRNLMTSYASQQK; encoded by the coding sequence ATGACCAAGAACTATATCCGTCTCGACAAGCACAACGCCGCCGTGTTGCTGGTGGATCATCAAGCCGGCTTGTTGTCGCTGGTGCGGGACATCGCGCCGGACGCTTTCGTCAACAATGTGCTGGCGTTGGCCGATGCGGCCAAGTATTTCAAGCTGCCGACGATTCTGACCACCAGCTTCGAAAACGGCCCGAACGGTCCGCTGATGCCAGAGCTGAAGGCGCGCTTCCCCGATGCGCCCTACATCGCCCGTCCTGGCCAGATCAATGCCTGGGACAATGAGGAATTCGTCGCCGCGGTGAAGGCGACCGGCAAGAAGCAGCTGATCATCGCCGGCGTGGTGACCGAGGTGTGCGTGGCTTTCCCAGTGCTGTCCGCCATCGAGGCCGGCTACGAAGTGTTCGTGGTGACGGATGCCTCCGGCACCTTCAACGACCTGACCCGTCAGGCGGCCTGGGACCGCATGTCCGCCGCCGGCGCCCAATTGGTGAGCTGGTTCGGCGTGGCGGGCGAGCTGCATCGCGATTGGCGCAATGACATCACCGGCCTGGGGCAGCTGTTCGCCGCCCACATCCCGGACTACCGCAATCTGATGACCAGCTACGCCAGCCAGCAGAAATAA